The stretch of DNA ATCCCGTCGTCAGCGCCCGGCTGGAAGCCATCCGCAGGCGCGGTCACAGCCCCTTTGCGGTGTTCCAACTGCCGGCCGCCGTGATCACCCTCAAGCAGGGCGCGGGCCGGCTGATCCGGGATGTGGACGACCGCGGCGTTCTGGTGCTGGCCGATCCGCGGCTCACGTCCAAGAGTTACGGCCGGGTGTTTTTGGACAGCCTGCCGCCGATGCGCATGACCCGCGAGTCGAAGGCGGTGCGAGCCTTTTTCGCCGATCCTCAGCCGGCGGTCTCCCCCTGAGATTTCCCGTCTCCGTCTGAGTGGCGAATTGGCCTACAATAGGCAGTTTTCCTTCCGCCAGCCCTATCTTGTTCCATGTCCGATCTTGAATTCGAAATCGAGCGGCGGCGAACCTTCGCCATCATCTCCCATCCCGACGCCGGCAAGACCACGCTGACCGAAAAGCTGCTGCTGTTCGGCGGCGCGATCCAGCTCGCGGGCTCGGTCAAGGGCCGCAAGGCGGCGCGGCACGCGACTTCGGACTGGATGGAGATGGAGAAGCAGCGCGGCATCTCGGTCACGACCTCGGTGATGCAGTTCGAGCACCGCGACCGCATCTTCAACCTGCTCGACACGCCGGGCCACGAGGACTTCTCCGAGGACACCTACCGCACCCTGACCGCGGTGGACTCCGCCCTCATGGTGATCGACAGCGCCAAGGGCGTGGAGGAGCGCACCATCAAGCTGATGGAGGTGTGCCGGCTGCGCGACACGCCCATCCTTACCTTCATCAACAAGCTGGACCGCGAGGGCCGGGAGCCGGTGGAGCTGCTCGATGAGGTCGAGCGCATCCTCAACATCCAGTGCGCGCCCATCACCTGGCCGATCGGCATGGGCAAGCGCTTCAAGGGCGTTTACCACTTGTACGAGGATGCGATCCATTGGTTCAGCGCCTCGCACGGCGACCGCATCGTCAAGGGCGAGGTCATCGAGGGCTTGAACAGCCCGAAGCTGGACGAACGCTTGGGCGACATGGCGGACGAGTTGCGCATGGAGATCGAACTGGTGCGCGGGGCGAGCCACGAGTTCGATCTGGAGGCCTATCGCGCCGGGCGCCAGACGCCGGTGTTCTTCGGTTCGGCGATCAACAATTTCGGCATCCTCGAACTGCTGGATGCCTTCGCCGAGTACGCGCCGCCGCCGCATTCGCGCCAGGCCCGCGAGCGCGCCGTCATGCCGGAAGAGGACAAATTTTCCGGTTTCGTGTTCAAGATCCAGGCGAACATGGACCCGGCCCACCGCGACCGCATCGCCTTCCTGCGGGTCTGCTCGGGTCGCTACACCAAGGGCATGCGGCTGTTCCACGTACGCTCGGGCAAGGCCATGCAAGTGGCCAACGCCATCACCTTCCAGGCCGACAGCCGCGAGAACGTGGAGGAGGCCTATCCCGGCGACATCATCGGCCTGCACAACCACGGCACCATCCAGGTCGGCGACACGTTCACCCAGGGCGAGAACCTGAAATTCGAGGGGATTCCCTACTTCGCGCCGGAGCTGTTCCGCCGCGTGGTGCTGAAGGACCCGTTGCGCTCCAAGGCCTTGCAGCGCGGCCTGCAGCAGCTGAGCGAGGAAGGCGCGACCCAGTTGTTCAAGCCTCTGCGCAACAACGACCTGATCCTCGGCGCGGTGGGCGTGCTGCAGTTCGACGTGACGGCGTTCCGGCTGAAGTCCGAATACAACGTGGACTGCGTCTACGATGCGGTGCCGGTGACCACGGCGCGCTGGGTGTCGTGCAGCGATCCCAAGAAGCTCGAAGAGTTCAAGCGCAAGGTCCACGACAACCTGGCGGAGGACGGCAGCGGCTATCTGGTCTATCTCGCCACCAGCCGGGTGAACTTGTCGCTCACCGAGGAGCGCTGGCCGGACATCCGCTTCAGCGCGACCCGCGAGCTGTAATCACTCGATGAAGGCTTCCTGCGATTCGGTTTTTCCGAGATTGTCGGTCCAGCTCACCCGGATGCGTTCCCCCGGCCGGCCGCCGCGGAATTGCAGGGAGAAATAAGGGTCCTTGGACACGGCGGTGCTGAGCCGGCAGCGCACCACGGGTTTGCCTTCGTGCTCGAGGGTCAGTTCCTCGATGTAATGGGCCGGAACGACTGCGCCGGAGGCCTCGTCGCGGCGCCGGCCGGTTTCCATCGGATGGGTGATCAGCAGGCGGAGGGTGGTGACGCCGTCGACGGTCTTGGTACGAATCTTCATGCAGCGGCGAAAGAACGGGTCTTGGCTGAAGACTCAGGGTAGCGATAAGCTGCGACACCGACAAGCCTGGCTCTGCGACATGAACGAAACCGCTTCCCGCCGCCGTTTTCTCCTCATCGCCCTGCGTCGTGCCGCTGCGCTGGGGCTTTTCAGGGCCGCCGCTGCCTACGGAAAAGACACGGACCCGACGTCTTACGATGGCGTCCTGCGCGCCCTGACGGGTGGCCGAACGCCGGAAGCCAGCGGTGAACTGGTGCTGGACGTCCCGGACAGTGCGGAAAACGGCGCCATCGTGCCGGTGACGCTGGCGAGCCGAATCGACCGGACGGCCGCGCTGCATTTGCTGGTGGTGCACAATCCCCGGCCGCTTGCGGCATCATTCAGTTTCCTGGACGGCGCGGTGCCTTCGGTCTCGTTTCGCATCAAGATGAACGAGAGCAGCGAGGTGGTCGCGCTGGCCGAGGCCGGAGGCAGGCTCTACTGGACCCGCAAACAGGTCAGGGTGGCGGTCGGCGGCTGCGGCTGATCGGGTTCAGGCCGATTCGGCGAAACGGGTCAGCAGCTCGACGAAATCGGCCATGCCGCGCGCAAGATGCCGTTCGATCTCGGCCATGGTGATTTCGCCTTCGCCCTTGCCGGCGGCCCAGTTGGCCACGATCGCGCAGGCCGCGTAGGGCAGATCCAGCTCGCGCGCGAGCGCTGCTTCCGGCATGCCGGTCATGCCGACCAGATCGCAGCCGTCGCGCTCCATCCGCGCGATCTCCGCCGCCGTTTCCAGCCGCGGTCCCTGGGTACAGCCGTAAACTCCTCCGTCAACGATGGAAAGGCCCGCGGCGCGGGCCGAGGTGATCAGCTTCCGGCGCAGGTCTTCGCTGTAGGGCACGGTGAAATCGATGTGGGTGACGTGGTCCAGCTCGTCCTCGAAGAAGGTGCCGGCCCTGCCCCAGGTGTAGTCGATGAGCTGGTGCGGGACGGCCAGCCGGCCCGGTCCCATGCGTTCCCCGATGCCGCCGACCGCGGCCGCGGCGATGACGGCATCGGCGCCGGCCTGCTTCAGCGCCCAGACGTTCGCGCGATAGTTGATCCGATGCGGAGGAAGGGTGTGCGGATCGCCGTGACGGGCCAGGAACACGAAGTCGCGCCCTGCCAGCCGGCCGAAAGTCAGGGCCGAGGACGGTGCGCCATAGGGTGTGGCCAAGGTCTCACGGCGGATGATGTCGAGTCGTTCCAGCCGGGTCAGGCCGGTGCCGCCGATGATCGCGGTGAGGCTCATGTCAGGCTCCTTGGGATTCGGTGCCGGTGCAGGCATAGATGCCGGCGGCATTGCGCAGATAACCTTTGTAGTCCAGGCCGTATCCAAATAGGTAGCGGTTTTCCGTAACGAGGCCGACGAAATCCGCCCGGCAGGGCTTCTCCCGCCCCAGATTCTTGTCGACCAGGACGGCGATCAGGACGCGCGCGGCGCCCAGCTCGAAGCAATGCTTTCGCACCTCGGCCAGGGTGATGCCTTCGTCCAGGATGTCGTCGACCAGCAGCACGGTGCGGTCCTTCAGGTGAAGTCCGGGTTCCAGCCGCCAGTGGGTCTCGCCGCCCCTGGTCCGGCCGCGGTAGCGGCTGGCGCCGATGGCGTCGAGCTCCAGCGGGAACCGCAGATGGGTGAGGAGCTTCCCGGCGAACACGATCCCGCCGGTGAGGATGGTCATGACGATCGGATTGCTGTCCGCGATGGCCTCGCCGATCTCCGCGGCCAGGCGGGCGATGGCACGTTCGACTTCGGCTTCGGAATGCAGCAGTTCGGCGGTTGCCTCGACCCGCCGTATCTCTTCGAGTCTGTTCATGCGGTATGGCCGACAAAGATTTGGAGACGGTCGACCGCGTCGCGCCATTCGGCGCTTGCCAGCAGCTCGCCGCGGTCGATCGGAAAGCGGCCGCGCATGGCCGCCAGCCGGCGCGCGCTGCCGGCGGAAGCGGGGCGGTTTTCCAGGGCTTGCAGGATCGCCGCGGTCGCCTCGGGGGTGTTGCAAACCACCAGCATGTCGCAGCCCGCCTTAAGCGCCGCCAGGGCGCGGGTGGCGTAGTCGCCTGCAAAAGCAGCGCCCGCCATGGAAAGATCGTCCGAGAAGATCGCGCCGTCGAAATTCATCCGTTCGCGCAGGATGGTCTGCAGCCAGAAATGCGAAAAGCACGGAGGTTGGGCGTCGATCCGGGCATACAGCACATGGGCGGGCATGATGCCTTCCAGGTCCTCGCGTATCAGCGCCGAGAAGGGCAGCAGGTCGCGGGCGAGCAGGTCCTCGAGTTCGCGCCGGTCTTCCGGCAGGGTCAGATGCGAATCGTCGGCCACGCCCCCGTGGCCGGGGAAATGCTTGCCCACCGCGGCCATGCCGGCTCGGCGCATCCCGGCGACGAAGGCTCGGGCGGCGGCGGTGACTTCATCCGGGGTGCGGGCGAAGGCGCGGTCGCCGATGACGGCACTGATACCGCTGTCGACGTCGAGCACCGGCGCGAAGCTGAAATCCACGCCCACCGCCCGGAGCTCCGCCGCCATGAGCCAGCCGGTGGTTTCGGCAGTCGCCAAGGCGTCGGGGCGGCCCGATGCCAGAAAAGTGGCCGCTGCGGGTAGCCGGGTGAAGCCTTCGCGGAAACGCTGGACCCGGCCGCCCTCGTGATCGGTGGCGATCAGGATATCCGGCCGCAGGGCGCGGACGCTCGCGACCAGCGCGGTCAATTGTTCCGGCGATTGGTAGTTGCGGCTGAACAGAATCAGGCCGCCGGCCGCTGGATGACGCAGAAATTCGCGCTCTTCGTCCGATACGGTGGTCCCGGCAAGGTCGAACATCAGGCAGCGCGGTGGCGGGACTGGATTCATACGGCTCTCATTCGGATCGGGGCGGGCATTGTAAACCATAGGCAAGGGCGGACGGCGGGCCAGTTGTGGTTGAATTGTAAAAAGGGTGCACCAGGCGGGTGATGGGTCTACCTGAAGGCTTCGGTCTCCGGCGCAGCGCGAAAATTTTGCGGGAAGGCTTGAATTGCAAACGGTTTGTCTCAAGATTGTGCAGATGGCGATGCCGGTGCAATTCTGTTAATTTGTTTCAAGTCTTGGATGGGAAGGTAATCCAATCCAAAAACAACAAGGAGAAAGAGGATGTCGAAGGGCCAAAATTTGCAAGATCCATTCCTGAACACACTCCGGAAGGAACACGTTCCGGTTTCGATCTATCTCGTCAATGGGATCAAGCTGCAAGGAAAGGTGGATTCGTTCGACCAGTACGTGATCATGCTGAAGAATACCGTCAGCCAGATGGTGTACAAGCACGCGATCTCGACAATCGTACCCGGCCGTCCCGTGCGCGTGCCGCATGCGGGCGACGGCGGCGAAGAAGAGGCCGAATGAGGATGCAAACCGCTCCAGGGACTGGGCCGTCGGCGTGAGGGAGTCGGTTGTTCGATAGGCCCGGTGCCGGATCACGCGCGGTATTGGTGCACATGCCGTTGGCCGGGCCGGATCAGGAGGATCTGGACGAACTTCGGCTCCTGGCGCTGTCCGCCGGAGCCGAGCCGGTGGCCACTGTCAGCGGACGCCTGCGCGCGATCGACCCACGCTATTACATCGGCCAGGGCAAGTTGGAGGAACTGGCCGAGACCGTCAAAGCGTATGAGGCCGAGCTGGTGTTGTTCAATCATGCGCTCACGCCGAGCCAGGAGCGAAATCTAGAGAAAGCCCTGGATGTCCGGGTGGTCGACCGCAACGGCCTCATCCTGGATATTTTCGCCCAGCGCGCGCGTTCCTTCGAAGGGCGGCTCCAGGTCGAACTGGCTCAGTTGAAGCACCTTGCCACGCGGTTGGTGCGGGGCTGGACCCATCTCGAACGCCAGAAGGGCGGGATCGGCCTACGCGGTCCGGGCGAAACTCAGCTCGAGACCGATAAGCGTCTTCTTGCCAACCGGATCCGTCAGATCCAGAAGCGGCTCCAGCAGGTGGAGGTGCAGCGCAACCAGGGTCGGCAGGCCCGTCGCCGGGCGCAGGTGCCGGTCGTCGGTCTGGTCGGTTATACGAACGCGGGCAAGTCGACCTTGTTCAACGCCTTGACCCAGGCGGACGTCTATTCGGCAGACCAATTGTTCGCGACCCTGGATCCGACCTTGCGGCGCCTGACCAGAGGCGGGTTGAACATGGTGCTGGCGGATACCGTCGGCTTCATCCGGCACCTCCCGCACGAACTGGTCGCGGCGTTTCGGTCGACTCTGCAGGAATCGGCCGAAGCGGATCTTCTGCTGCATGTCATCGATGCCAACGACCAGCGCATGGACGAAACCATCGCAGAGGTCCGGCAGGTGCTGGCGGAGATCGGCGCCGACCGGATTCCGTGTATCGAGGTCTACAACAAGATCGACCGCCTCGACGGCGTGGCTCCGCACATCGAGCGCGACCAGTCGGGCCGTCCGGTCCGGATTTGGATTTCGGCCCGGAGCGGCAGCGGCCTGGAGTTGCTGAAGGAGCTTCTCGAAGAGATCCTGGGGGGCGGCGTCGAGCGCCGCACTCTGGCCTTGTCGGCGGAGCAGGGCGAACTCAGGGCCCGGCTTTATCGCGAGGCGCGGGTGTTGTCCGAAGCTCCCGACGGCGAAGGCGGCTGGCGGATGTGCGTGGAATTTCCGGCCACGGCCCGCGGTTTGCGCTGCGCTATCGGGGACGACCCGGCGCATGGGGAGGGCGGGGATTGGACGGCGAAGCGGGCAGGCGCGAGCCACTGACGATTCCCGTCGGGATTTTTGTATGTTCGACGAATTTCCGGGATAATCCGGGCAATGCTGCAACTCGAAAGTAATGGCTATAGATCGTCACAGGAGTGTTCACATGGCTTGGAATGAACCGGGCGGTGGCAAAAAAGACCCGTGGAGCGGGCGCGACCAGCAGGATACCCCGCCGGATCTGGACGAGGTCTTGCGTCATCTGCAGGAGCGCATCAACAAGCTGTTCGGGCGCAAGCCGGGCAGCGGTGATGGCGGGAACGCCGGCAGACTGACCGGCATGATCGGCGCGGCCGCCGTGGCGGTATGGGGTCTGACCGGCATTTACATCGTCGATGAGGGCAGCCGCGGCGTGGTGACGCGTTTCGGCAAGTACGTCGAAACCACACAGCCCGGTCCGCACTGGCACTGGCCGGCTCCGATCGAAGCGGTGACGGTGGTCAACGTCGAGCAGCAGCGTTTCGTCGAGGTCGGCTACCGCTCGGGCGGGCGTCAGCAGGCGGTCGGCTCGCTCGGCTCGGTGCCGCGCGAAGCCCTGATGCTGACGAAAGACGAAAACATCGTCGACGTCCGTCTGGCCGTGCAATACCAGATCAAGGACGCGAAGGACTATCTGTTCAACGTGCTGGATCCCGAGGGCACTTTGAAGCAGGTCACCGAAAGCGCTGAACGTTCGGTGATCGGCAACAGCACCATGGATTTCGTCCTGACCGAGGGGCGCAGCGGTATTGCCGCCGACATCAAGGTCGAGATCCAGGAAATGCTCGATCAATATCGTGCCGGTATTCGGGTGATCACGGTCAATCTGGTCGATGCCCAGCCGCCGGAAGACGTACAGGCTTCTTTCGAGGATGCCATCAAAGCTCGCGAGGACGAGCAGCGGCTGAAGAACGAAGCCGAGGCCTACGCGAACGAGGTCGTTCCCAGGGCGCGCGGCGCCGCTTCGCGGTTGACCCAGGAATCCGAAGGCTACAAGGAAAAGGTCATCGCCAAGGCTCGGGGCGAGGCCGGTCGTTTCGAGCGGCTTCTTGCGGAATACGAAAAGGCGCCGGACGTGATGCGCGAGCGCCTTTACATCGAGTCGATGCAGGAAGTGATGGAGCGCGCCAACACCCTGATGCTGGACGTGAAGAACGGGAACAACGTGATCTACCTGCCTCTGGACAAGATCAGGTCGGCTCGGGGCGCAGCCGATGCCGCTGCGTCCGAGTCCGAAGCCGGCAGCGTGCCCATGCCGGCGCAGATCGACAGCCAGGAGGGTGGAGCCAAGGCCGGCGGCGGGCGTGCGTCGAGCCGCGGCAGAGACGGGAGGGGACAATAATGGCACAGGCTAAGGCAATCATCGCGGTGGCCGGCGCGGCGGCGGTGCTGGCATCGCTGTCGATGTTCACCGTCTCCGAAACCCAGAAGGTGATCAGGTTCCGGCTGGGCGAAATCGTGCAGGCGGACTATACGCCGGGGATTTATTTCCAGGTGCCGTTCATCAACAACGTGAAGAAATTCGACGGCCGGATCCTGACCCTGGAGTCCAAGCCCGAGCGTTTCCTGACCTCCGAGAAAAAGAACGTCATCGTCGATTCCTTCGTGAAATGGCGGGTGAAGGACGTCGCCAAGTATTACACGACGGTGGCGGGCGACGTGGTTCAGGCAAACATCCGCCTGGATCAGATCATCAAGGACGCCATGCGTAGCGAGTTCAGCAAGCGTACCATCCGCGAGCTGGTGTCTTCCGAGCGCTCGCAGATCCGGGACGTCCTGAGCAGCGCCGCGAGTCCGGTGGCGGAGCAGCTCGGCATCCAGATCGTGGATGTCCGGGTGATGCGCATCGATCTGCCCAGTGAGGTCAGCTCCTCGGTGTACCGGCGCATGGAGGCCGAGCGGGCACGTGTCGCGCGCGATTTCCGTTCGCGTGGCGCCGAAGTGGCGGAGCGTATCCGTGCGGACGCCGACCGCCAGCGCGAAGTGATCCTGGCCGATGCCTACCGCGACGCCGAACTCAAGCGCGGCGAGGGCGAGGCGACGGCGGCGGATATCTATGCCCAGGCTTACGGCAAGAACAAGGAATTCTTCAGCCTTTATCGCAGCCTGTCGGCTTACCGCAGCGCGATTCGCGAGGATGACACCCTGGTGCTCGAGCCGGATTCCGAGTTCTTCAGGTATTTCAAGAAATCCACCGGCAAGTGACACGACCGTGTGCCCGTCGCCCTAGGCGGGCACACCGGCTCATTCCTCCGCTATAATTCGACATCGACGTCTTTCGCCCAACGGTGGTCCGGGGCGCTGGCTACTTGCGGCTCGACCCGATTGAATCCTTATGTTCCCTTTTTCCTATCCAGCCGATGACCGCTGGCTGCTGCCGGAAGGCATCGAAGAACTTCTGCCCGAGGAAGCCGAGCGGCTGGAGCTGTTGCGGCGACGGGTGCTCGACCGCTTCGCCGCCTGGGGCTACCGGCTGGTGATGCCGCCCTTGATCGAATTCATCGATTCCCTGTTGACCGGTGCCGGCCATGACTTGGACATCCAGACCTTCAAGCTGATCGACCAGGCCAGTGGACGCCTCCTCGGCATCCGCGCCGACATGACGCCACAGGTCGCCCGCATCGATGCCCGCACCCATGCCGGCGATATGCCGGGGCGGTTTTGTTATTTGGGCTCCGTGCTCCACACCCAGGCCGATCGCCTGGAGAAGTCTCGCAGCCCCATCCAGTTCGGCGCGGAGCTTTACGGCCACGGCGGCGTGGCGAGCGACCTCGAGGTCATCCGTCTGATGCTCGAAGTTCTGGCAACGGCAGGCGTCGAGCGGGTCCACCTGGATCTGGGGCATGTGGGCATATTCCGCGGTCTGGCCCGTCAGGCCGGGCTGACTGAGACGCAGGAAGGCGAACTGTTCTCCCTGTTGCAGCAGAAAGCCCGCCCCGAACTCACGGCGGCCATTGCCGGCATGGGGATGGCGCCGTCACTGGCGTGCATGTTCACGGAACTGGTCGATCTCAACGGCCGGCACGGCGTCCTAGAGCGGGCCCGACGATGCCTGGCCGAAGCCGACGCGGCGGTGCATCTCGCCCTGGAAGAGCTGGCATCGCTGGCAGAGCGGCTCGGCTGTCATAGTCCCGAGCTTCCCATCAATTTCGACTTGGCCGAATTGCGGGGCTACCGCTATCAGACCGGCGTGGTTTTTGCCGCGTTCGTGCCCGGCTACGGGCGGGAGATCGCGCGCGGTGGACGGTATGACGACATCGGCAAGGTGTTCGGACGGGCGCGTCCGGCGACCGGATTCAGTGCCGATCTCAAGGTCATTCTCAGATTGTCTGCGCTCGGCGAGTCATTTTCCGGCAATGGAAATGCCATATTCGCCCCGGCCGCCGGTGAGCCCGGGCTGGCCGCGGCCATTCGCGAACTGCGCGATGCGGGACAGACGGTCGTGGAAGCGTTGCCCGGACAGCCAGGCGATGCCGCGACGCACGGCTTCCGCAACGAACTGCGGTGCGACGGTGGTCGCTGGCGCGTTCATCCTATTTCGTCGAACGACGCATGACGCCAGTTTCCGGCCCTGCCGTTCCAGAGTTGGCACAGCCTAAACGATACAGCAACGGAATATTCATTCAATGGCAAAAAACATAGTCGTCATCGGAACCCAGTGGGGGGACGAGGGTAAGGGCAAGCTGGTCGACCTCCTGACCGAACACGCCAATGCCGTCGTCCGTTTCCAGGGGGGGCACAATGCGGGCCACACGCTGGTCATCGACGGTCGCAAGACCGTGCTCCATCTCATCCCCTCGGGCATTCTCCGGGACAGTGTCACCTGCCTCATCGGAAACGGCGTCGTTCTCTCGCCGGAAGCGCTGATGCATGAGATCGGGGTGCTGGAGAGCGTCGGGTTGTCGATCCGTGACCGGCTGATCATCAGCGAGGCCTGCGCCTTGATCCTGCCGGTGCATGTCGCCCTGGACAACGCCCGGGAGGCGGCGCGTGGCGGCAAGGCCATCGGCACGACCGGGCGCGGCATCGGGCCCGCCTACGAAGACAAGGTGGCGCGCCGGGGGCTGCGGGCCGGCGATCTCCGCGATCCGGCGGGCTTGCCCGAACGTCTGCGCGAACTGCTCGACTATCACAATTTCATGCTGACCCGGTATTACGGGGCGCAGGGCGTGGATTTCCAGCAGACCCTGGACAATCTGCTGGACTTGGGCGGCAAGATATGCCCCATGCTGGGCGACGTGGCCGGCATCCTGCACCGCTACCAGGCGGCGGGCGAAAACGTGCTGTTCGAGGGGGCGCAAGGGGCGATGCTGGATATCGATCATGGCACCTATCCCTACGTCACTTCGTCCAACACCACGGCGGGCGGCGCCTCCTGCGGCACCGGCGTCGGCCTGCTGAATTTCGACTATGTCCTGGGGATCACCAAGGCCTATGCCACCCGCGTGGGCAATGGTCCGTTTCCGACGGAGTTGCTCGACGCCACCGGCGAGATCCTGAGCCACAGAGGCGCCGAATTCGGTGCGACGACCGGCCGCCGTCGCCGCTGCGGCTGGTTCGACGCCGTGCTCATGCGCCGTTCGGCCAGGCTGAACGGATTGAGCGGCATCTGCTTGACCAAGCTGGACGTGCTCGACGGTCTGTCGAAGATCGGTATCTGTACCGGCTACCATTACGACGGCCAGGAGATCGATACCGTGCCGATCGGTGCGGACAACTATGCCCGTTGCGAACCGATCATCGAAGAAATGCCCGGCTGGCAGGAGTCCACGGCCGGTATCCGTGCCCTGGACGATCTGCCACCCAATGCGCGTGCTTACATCAAGCGGCTGGAAGAGGCCGTTGGTGTCAATGTCGACATCATCTCAACCGGCCCCGACCGGCAGGACACAATCGTCATGCAGAATCCCTTCGCCGCAGGATAAGAGGTCAGGGCCACGGGTTTCCTCCGGCGAGGAAGCCCGCGTGCGGATACAGTGCGACGCGCCGTTGCCCGGGCGGGCGACGCCTAGGGCCGCAGATTCATGCAGGTTGGGGCGGTCCGCTCGAATCGAGCGTAAGGGGAGCGTTTGGTGCCGAGGAGAGGACTTGAACCTCCACGAGTCGCCTCACATGTACCTGAAACATGCGTGTCTACCAATTTCACCACCTCGGCAAGATGATGAGGCTCGAAAGCCTTGCGAGAGCTGGTATGATAGCCAGCTCAATTATTACTGTCAACAGCACTCGAGAGAACACATTGAGCATTAAGGATCAGGATAGCGATTTGAATACGTCTTCGGCCGATACCGTCAACAGGGAGCGGGAGTTTCGCCTCAAGGACCCGTATGCGGAAAGGGAGGCAAAGAAGTATGAACGCCCGATCCCCAGCAGGGAGCTGATTCTCAAGGTGCTTCAGGACATCGGTGCTCCTGCGAATCTCGACGAGGTCGCCGCTGCGCTCGGCGTGGACGACGCGGACGACCGCGAATCGCTGCGGCGCCGGCTCAATGCCATGGAGCGGGATGGACAGGTGCTGCGCAACCGCCGCGACCGCTTCTGCGTGGTCAATGCCAAGGACCTGATCGCTGGCCGGGTCATTGGTCATCCCGACGGCTTCGGCTTTCTCCATCCCGACGATGGCAGTGCCGACCTGTTC from Methylococcus geothermalis encodes:
- a CDS encoding ATP phosphoribosyltransferase regulatory subunit, with translation MFPFSYPADDRWLLPEGIEELLPEEAERLELLRRRVLDRFAAWGYRLVMPPLIEFIDSLLTGAGHDLDIQTFKLIDQASGRLLGIRADMTPQVARIDARTHAGDMPGRFCYLGSVLHTQADRLEKSRSPIQFGAELYGHGGVASDLEVIRLMLEVLATAGVERVHLDLGHVGIFRGLARQAGLTETQEGELFSLLQQKARPELTAAIAGMGMAPSLACMFTELVDLNGRHGVLERARRCLAEADAAVHLALEELASLAERLGCHSPELPINFDLAELRGYRYQTGVVFAAFVPGYGREIARGGRYDDIGKVFGRARPATGFSADLKVILRLSALGESFSGNGNAIFAPAAGEPGLAAAIRELRDAGQTVVEALPGQPGDAATHGFRNELRCDGGRWRVHPISSNDA
- a CDS encoding adenylosuccinate synthase; this encodes MAKNIVVIGTQWGDEGKGKLVDLLTEHANAVVRFQGGHNAGHTLVIDGRKTVLHLIPSGILRDSVTCLIGNGVVLSPEALMHEIGVLESVGLSIRDRLIISEACALILPVHVALDNAREAARGGKAIGTTGRGIGPAYEDKVARRGLRAGDLRDPAGLPERLRELLDYHNFMLTRYYGAQGVDFQQTLDNLLDLGGKICPMLGDVAGILHRYQAAGENVLFEGAQGAMLDIDHGTYPYVTSSNTTAGGASCGTGVGLLNFDYVLGITKAYATRVGNGPFPTELLDATGEILSHRGAEFGATTGRRRRCGWFDAVLMRRSARLNGLSGICLTKLDVLDGLSKIGICTGYHYDGQEIDTVPIGADNYARCEPIIEEMPGWQESTAGIRALDDLPPNARAYIKRLEEAVGVNVDIISTGPDRQDTIVMQNPFAAG